One Peromyscus maniculatus bairdii isolate BWxNUB_F1_BW_parent chromosome 14, HU_Pman_BW_mat_3.1, whole genome shotgun sequence genomic window carries:
- the Macc1 gene encoding metastasis-associated in colon cancer protein 1 isoform X1: protein MKKRESGKMLISERAYRWPRGIARSRSEGNLVDMEASTLSKNHNITACQKLGFPHNWPDASVHHGNSTAKATNPFWNELSASNPFLDDITQLRNNQKRDNMSILKEDPFLFSRQIEIGNSFDSSGDELDMDHLLRPSSSRKSGRSKSVSELLDILDDTTHTHQSIHSSGQILIQDLEWLQNDREAYKMAWLSQRQLARSCLDLNIVNQSPGWAQTQIAETIAFCKLNHHGGSVQLPNSDITVHVPQGHVAVGEFQEVSLRAFLDPPPKLNHDLSCTVSPLLEIRLSNLKTMEAILLEMKIGAEVKIDPLSQVMTEMVCLHSLDREGPFQALNNCYFYKDTIQAKILDLSPVMYIVIAVQAKAIQPPAATIWDYIHKTTSIGIYGPKYIHPSFTAVFTVCGHNYVPGKFTVSDIRKGGKNISPVVFHLWGKHSFLLDKPQDLIISAFSCDPDFEVKVERERKIIAQRQLEAGAVVHQQMSFSSVDHREMHLFVFRVHVGPPRGKPVTQFFVTSPDPAPNLKRLSHLQSYFQKEREGKRVPLLSAGLVKYPTFQDKNMNFTNYGVTLKTVLRQSRIDYLLDYLKGDTIALLGEGTVRAIGQSKVKEWYVGVLRGKVGLVHCKNVKVISKEQVMSLSDGILTTKNLLEQIALPFKNMTYIYSVVLTLVSENIHDWKVLANVLGYSHLAQEDFDQIQADKEPERVSYIVKKLKEDCHEDRSTRKFLYELIVALLKMDCQALVARLIQEAVILTSAVKLGRSWRELAEKSAGLTKHQMQAYEIPYRGKSGDVSAETIWKPAYDFLYAWSAHYGNSYRDVLQDLQSALDRMKNPVTKRWRDLTGTLILVNSLEVLRVTAFTTSQEI, encoded by the exons atgaagaagagagaaa GTGGCAAGATGCTAATCAGTGAAAGAGCCTACCGCTGGCCAAGAGGAATTGCTCGAAGTAGATCTGAAGGAAATTTGGTTGACATGGAAGCCTCAACACTCTCAAAAAATCATAATATTACAG CATGCCAGAAGCTCGGCTTTCCTCACAATTGGCCAGATGCTTCTGTTCATCATGGCAATAGTACTGCAAAAGCTACAAATCCATTCTGGAATGAGCTGTCTGCCTCGAACCCATTTCTGGATGACATCACTCAGCTAAGAAATAACCAAAAGAGAGATAATATGTCCATTTTGAAGGaggatccttttcttttttcaagacaaataGAAATAGGGAATTCTTTTGATTCCTCTGGTGATGAACTTGACATGGATCACTTGCTTAGGCCATCTTCCTCAAGGAAGTCAGGAAGATCTAAGAGTGTTTCAGAACTCCTGGACATCTTAGATGATACAACACATACTCATCAAAGTATACATAGCTCTGGCCAGATCCTAATACAAGACTTAGAATGGCTTCAAAATGACCGAGAAGCATATAAAATGGCTTGGCTAAGTCAACGTCAGCTGGCCCGCTCTTGCCTGGATCTGAATATAGTTAATCAGAGTCCTGGGTGGGCTCAAACACAAATTGCAGAGACTATTGCATTTTGTAAATTAAACCATCACGGAGGATCAGTGCAGTTACCCAACTCAGATATCACCGTTCATGTACCCCAAGGACACGTAGCTGTAGGAGAATTCCAGGAGGTATCTCTGAGAGCATTTTTGGATCCTCCACCAAAGCTGAACCATGATCTGTCCTGCACTGTAAGCCCTCTGTTGGAAATCAGGTTAAGCAATCTGAAGACCATGGAAGCTATTTTGCTGGAGATGAAAATTGGAGCAGAAGTGAAAATAGATCCTCTGAGCCAAGTCATGACAGAAATGGTGTGTTTACACAGCCTGGACAGAGAAGGCCCTTTCCAAGCACTAAACAACTGCTATTTCTACAAAGACACAATTCAAGCAAAGATTCTTGATCTGAGCCCTGTAATGTACATAGTCATAGCTGTGCAAGCTAAGGCCATTCAGCCACCAGCTGCTACTATTTGGGATTATATTCATAAAACCACCTCCATTGGAATTTATGGACCCAAATATATCCACCCAAGTTTTACTGCTGTTTTCACAGTTTGTGGACACAACTATGTGCCAGGAAAGTTTACAGTCTCTGACATTAGGAAGGGTGGAAAAAACATATCTCCGGTAGTATTTCATCTCTGGGGGAAGCATTCATTTTTACTTGACAAGCCACAAGATTTAATTATTTCAGCTTTTTCATGTGATCCTGATTTTGAAGtaaaggtagagagagaaaggaaaataattgcACAAAGGCAATTGGAAGCAGGTGCAGTAGTTCATCAACAAatgtccttttcttcagttgaCCACAGAGAGATGCacttgtttgttttcagggttCATGTGGGGCCTCCCAGGGGAAAACCAGTCACACAATTTTTTGTCACTTCACCTGATCCAGCCCCAAACCTAAAAAGGCTCTCACATCTTCAGAGCTATttccagaaggagagagaaggcaagagagtgCCTTTGTTATCAGCGGGCCTTGTTAAGTACCCCACTTTCCAAGATAAAAATATGAACTTTACCAATTATGGGGTCACACTGAAGACAGTCCTGAGGCAAAGTAGGATTGACTACTTACTTGATTATTTAAAGGGGGATACAATCGCCCTTCTTGGAGAAGGCACAGTAAGAGCCATTGGACAATCCAAAGTGAAAGAATGGTATGTAGGAGTCCTCCGAGGTAAGGTCGGACTTGTGCATTGTAAAAATGTCAAAGTGATTTCCAAAGAACAAGTGATGTCTCTGTCTGATGGCATTTTGACAACCAAGAATCTTTTGGAGCAAATTGCCTTgccatttaaaaatatgacttaTATATACTCTGTTGTATTGACCCTGGTATCAGAAAACATTCATGACTGGAAAGTTTTAGCTAATGTCCTGGGCTACTCACATCTGGCACAGGAAGATTTTGATCAAATTCAAGCAGACAAGGAACCAGAAAGGGTTTCTTACATTGTCAAGAAGTTAAAGGAAGATTGCCACGAAGACAGAAGTACCAGAAAGTTTCTTTATGAACTGATTGTG GCTCTGCTAAAGATGGATTGCCAAGCATTAGTGGCGCGTCTTATCCAAGAGGCTGTTATACTGACCTCAGCTGTTAAGCTTGGAAGAAGCTGGAGGGAACTTGCTGAGAAGTCGGCAGGACTCACTAAGCATCAGATGCAGGCATATGAAATTCCCTACCGAGGAAAATCTGGAGATGTTTCAGCTGAG
- the Macc1 gene encoding metastasis-associated in colon cancer protein 1 isoform X2, whose translation MLISERAYRWPRGIARSRSEGNLVDMEASTLSKNHNITACQKLGFPHNWPDASVHHGNSTAKATNPFWNELSASNPFLDDITQLRNNQKRDNMSILKEDPFLFSRQIEIGNSFDSSGDELDMDHLLRPSSSRKSGRSKSVSELLDILDDTTHTHQSIHSSGQILIQDLEWLQNDREAYKMAWLSQRQLARSCLDLNIVNQSPGWAQTQIAETIAFCKLNHHGGSVQLPNSDITVHVPQGHVAVGEFQEVSLRAFLDPPPKLNHDLSCTVSPLLEIRLSNLKTMEAILLEMKIGAEVKIDPLSQVMTEMVCLHSLDREGPFQALNNCYFYKDTIQAKILDLSPVMYIVIAVQAKAIQPPAATIWDYIHKTTSIGIYGPKYIHPSFTAVFTVCGHNYVPGKFTVSDIRKGGKNISPVVFHLWGKHSFLLDKPQDLIISAFSCDPDFEVKVERERKIIAQRQLEAGAVVHQQMSFSSVDHREMHLFVFRVHVGPPRGKPVTQFFVTSPDPAPNLKRLSHLQSYFQKEREGKRVPLLSAGLVKYPTFQDKNMNFTNYGVTLKTVLRQSRIDYLLDYLKGDTIALLGEGTVRAIGQSKVKEWYVGVLRGKVGLVHCKNVKVISKEQVMSLSDGILTTKNLLEQIALPFKNMTYIYSVVLTLVSENIHDWKVLANVLGYSHLAQEDFDQIQADKEPERVSYIVKKLKEDCHEDRSTRKFLYELIVALLKMDCQALVARLIQEAVILTSAVKLGRSWRELAEKSAGLTKHQMQAYEIPYRGKSGDVSAETIWKPAYDFLYAWSAHYGNSYRDVLQDLQSALDRMKNPVTKRWRDLTGTLILVNSLEVLRVTAFTTSQEI comes from the exons ATGCTAATCAGTGAAAGAGCCTACCGCTGGCCAAGAGGAATTGCTCGAAGTAGATCTGAAGGAAATTTGGTTGACATGGAAGCCTCAACACTCTCAAAAAATCATAATATTACAG CATGCCAGAAGCTCGGCTTTCCTCACAATTGGCCAGATGCTTCTGTTCATCATGGCAATAGTACTGCAAAAGCTACAAATCCATTCTGGAATGAGCTGTCTGCCTCGAACCCATTTCTGGATGACATCACTCAGCTAAGAAATAACCAAAAGAGAGATAATATGTCCATTTTGAAGGaggatccttttcttttttcaagacaaataGAAATAGGGAATTCTTTTGATTCCTCTGGTGATGAACTTGACATGGATCACTTGCTTAGGCCATCTTCCTCAAGGAAGTCAGGAAGATCTAAGAGTGTTTCAGAACTCCTGGACATCTTAGATGATACAACACATACTCATCAAAGTATACATAGCTCTGGCCAGATCCTAATACAAGACTTAGAATGGCTTCAAAATGACCGAGAAGCATATAAAATGGCTTGGCTAAGTCAACGTCAGCTGGCCCGCTCTTGCCTGGATCTGAATATAGTTAATCAGAGTCCTGGGTGGGCTCAAACACAAATTGCAGAGACTATTGCATTTTGTAAATTAAACCATCACGGAGGATCAGTGCAGTTACCCAACTCAGATATCACCGTTCATGTACCCCAAGGACACGTAGCTGTAGGAGAATTCCAGGAGGTATCTCTGAGAGCATTTTTGGATCCTCCACCAAAGCTGAACCATGATCTGTCCTGCACTGTAAGCCCTCTGTTGGAAATCAGGTTAAGCAATCTGAAGACCATGGAAGCTATTTTGCTGGAGATGAAAATTGGAGCAGAAGTGAAAATAGATCCTCTGAGCCAAGTCATGACAGAAATGGTGTGTTTACACAGCCTGGACAGAGAAGGCCCTTTCCAAGCACTAAACAACTGCTATTTCTACAAAGACACAATTCAAGCAAAGATTCTTGATCTGAGCCCTGTAATGTACATAGTCATAGCTGTGCAAGCTAAGGCCATTCAGCCACCAGCTGCTACTATTTGGGATTATATTCATAAAACCACCTCCATTGGAATTTATGGACCCAAATATATCCACCCAAGTTTTACTGCTGTTTTCACAGTTTGTGGACACAACTATGTGCCAGGAAAGTTTACAGTCTCTGACATTAGGAAGGGTGGAAAAAACATATCTCCGGTAGTATTTCATCTCTGGGGGAAGCATTCATTTTTACTTGACAAGCCACAAGATTTAATTATTTCAGCTTTTTCATGTGATCCTGATTTTGAAGtaaaggtagagagagaaaggaaaataattgcACAAAGGCAATTGGAAGCAGGTGCAGTAGTTCATCAACAAatgtccttttcttcagttgaCCACAGAGAGATGCacttgtttgttttcagggttCATGTGGGGCCTCCCAGGGGAAAACCAGTCACACAATTTTTTGTCACTTCACCTGATCCAGCCCCAAACCTAAAAAGGCTCTCACATCTTCAGAGCTATttccagaaggagagagaaggcaagagagtgCCTTTGTTATCAGCGGGCCTTGTTAAGTACCCCACTTTCCAAGATAAAAATATGAACTTTACCAATTATGGGGTCACACTGAAGACAGTCCTGAGGCAAAGTAGGATTGACTACTTACTTGATTATTTAAAGGGGGATACAATCGCCCTTCTTGGAGAAGGCACAGTAAGAGCCATTGGACAATCCAAAGTGAAAGAATGGTATGTAGGAGTCCTCCGAGGTAAGGTCGGACTTGTGCATTGTAAAAATGTCAAAGTGATTTCCAAAGAACAAGTGATGTCTCTGTCTGATGGCATTTTGACAACCAAGAATCTTTTGGAGCAAATTGCCTTgccatttaaaaatatgacttaTATATACTCTGTTGTATTGACCCTGGTATCAGAAAACATTCATGACTGGAAAGTTTTAGCTAATGTCCTGGGCTACTCACATCTGGCACAGGAAGATTTTGATCAAATTCAAGCAGACAAGGAACCAGAAAGGGTTTCTTACATTGTCAAGAAGTTAAAGGAAGATTGCCACGAAGACAGAAGTACCAGAAAGTTTCTTTATGAACTGATTGTG GCTCTGCTAAAGATGGATTGCCAAGCATTAGTGGCGCGTCTTATCCAAGAGGCTGTTATACTGACCTCAGCTGTTAAGCTTGGAAGAAGCTGGAGGGAACTTGCTGAGAAGTCGGCAGGACTCACTAAGCATCAGATGCAGGCATATGAAATTCCCTACCGAGGAAAATCTGGAGATGTTTCAGCTGAG